The proteins below come from a single Camelus bactrianus isolate YW-2024 breed Bactrian camel chromosome 2, ASM4877302v1, whole genome shotgun sequence genomic window:
- the FABP2 gene encoding fatty acid-binding protein, intestinal, which yields MAFDGTWKVDRNENYEKFMEKMGINVVKRKLAAHDNLKLVITQEGNKFTVKESSNFRSIEIIFELGVTFNYSLADGTEVTGSWSLEGNKLVGKFKRLDNGNELNTVREIIGGEMVQTYTYEGVEAKRIFKKE from the exons ATGGCGTTTGATGGTACTTGGAAAGTAGACCGAAATGAGAACTATGAAAAGTTTATGGAAAAAATGG GTATTAATGTGGTGAAAAGGAAGCTTGCAGCTCATGACAATTTGAAACTGGTAATCacacaggaaggaaataaattcaCAGTCaaagaatcaagcaattttcgaagcattgaaattatttttgagcTTGGTGTCACTTTTAATTACAGCCTCGCGGATGGAACTGAAGTCACT ggTAGTTGGAGCCTAGAGGGAAATAAACTTGTTGGAAAATTCAAACGGCTCGACAATGGAAATGAACTAAATACTGTCCGAGAAATTATCGGTGGTGAAATGGTCCAG ACTTACACATATGAAGGAGTAGAAGCCAAGAGGATCTTCAAAAAGGAGTGA